GAGATCCCGATCCAGGCGGCCGTCGGCTCCCGCGTCATCGCCCGCGAGACCATCCGCGCCATCCGCAAGGACGTCCTCGCCAAGTGCTACGGCGGTGACATCTCCCGTAAGCGGAAGCTGCTGGAGAAGCAGAAGGAAGGCAAGAAGCGGATGAAGATGGTCGGCTCCGTGGAGGTCCCGCAGGAGGCCTTCATCGCCGTCCTCTCCAGCGACGAGTCCGGTGCCAAGAAGAAGTAGTCCTGTATGCGAAACAGGCCCCCGTGCAGACGCCCGGGGGCCTGTTTCGTTATGAATCGGCCGCCGGTTGGCTCTTACGCGCCAGGCGGAGGGCCCCTACTCTGATCACTGGTTACTCGCCAGTTACAAGCCAGAAGTCACTGCCTGAAGTCACTGCCCGATGCAGGCCCTGCCGCGTGGTCCGGAGGACGTCCGTGAGCGACACACAGACCTTGATCGAGAACCGTCCGCCCACAGTGGCGGCCCTCTTCCTTGACCGCGTCGCCGCCACGCCGAACGCGGAGGCCTACCGCTTCCCCGTGCCCGCGGCCGGCCCGCAGGGTGGTCCCGACGACTGGAAGTCGCTCAGCTGGGGGCAGGCCGCCGACCGGGTCTTCGCCATCGCCGCCGGCCTCATCGGCCTCGGCCTGCGCCCCGAGGAGCGGGTCGCGCTCGCCTCCAACACCCGGGTCGAGTGGATCCTCTCCGACCTCGGCGTGATGTGCGCCGGCGGCGCGGTCACCACCGTCTACCCCAGCACCAACGCCGAGGAGTCCGCCTTCATCCTCGCGGACTCCGAGAGCCGGGTGCTGATCGCCGAGGACGCCGCCCAGCTGGCCAAGGCCCGCGAGCGCCGCGCCGACCTGCCCGACCTGGCCCACGTGGTGGTCCTGGAGGCGGCCGACGCCCTCCCCGCCGAGGGCGACCCCGAGGGCTGGGTGCTCTCCCTCGCCGAGCTGGAGGAGCGCGGCAAGGAGTACCTCGCCAAGCACCCCGCGGCGGTCAAGGAGCGGATCGCGGCCATCACCCCCGACCAGCTCGCCACCCTCATCTACACCTCCGGCACCACCGGCCGCCCCAAGGGCGTACGCCTGCCGCACGACAACTGGTCGTACATGGCCAAGGCCACCGTGGCCACCGGCATGATCCACTCGGACGACGTCCAGTACCTGTGGCTGCCGCTGGCCCACGTCTTCGGCAAGGTGCTCACCTCCGGCCAGATCGAGGTCGGACACGTCACCGCCGTCGACGGCCGGATCGACAAGATCATCGAGAACCTGCCGATCGTCCAGCCGACCTACATGGCGGCCGTCCCGCGCATCTTCGAGAAGGTGTACAACGGCGTGGCCGCCAAGGCCCGGGCCGGCGGCGGCGCCAAGTACAAGATCTTCCAGTGGTCGGTCGGCGTGGCCCGCGAGTACGCCAAGGTCACCCAGGACAACTACCGCCGCACCGGCCGGGCGACCGCCCCCTTCGGCCTCGCCACCAAGCACAAGATCGCCGACGCGCTCGTCTACTCCAAGCTCCGCGAGGCCTTCGGAGGCCGGCTGCGCGCCGCCGTCTCCGGCGCCTCCGCCCTGGCGCCCGAGATCGGCTACTTCTTCTCCGGCGCCGGCATCCACATCCTCGAGGGCTACGGCCTGACCGAGTCCAGCGCCGCCTCCTTCGTCAACCCGGGCGAGGCCTACCGCACCGGCACCGTCGGCAAGCCGCTCCCCGGCACCGAGGTACGCATCGCCGACGACGGCGAGGTCCTGCTGCGCGGCCCCGGCATCATGCAGGGCTACCACGGCCAGCCGGAGAAGACCGCCGAGGTCCTGGAGAGCGACGGCTGGCTGCACACGGGCGACATCGGCGAGCTCTCCCCGGACGGCTACCTGCGCATCACCGACCGCAAGAAGGACCTGATCAAGACCTCGGGCGGCAAGTACGTCGCCCCGGCGGAGATCGAGGGCCAGTTCAAGGCGATCTGCCCGTACGTGTCGACCATCGTCGTCCACGGAGCCGACCGGAACTTCTGCTCGGCCCTGATCGCCCTCGACGAGCCCGCGATCCTGGGCTGGGCCGCCGAGAACGGCCTGGAGGGCAAGACGTACGGACAGGTCCTGGCGGCGCCCGAGACCAGCCGCCTGATCGAGACCTACGTCCAGACCCTGAACGAGGGCCTCCAGCGCTGGCAGACGGTCAAGAAGTTCCGCATCCTCCCGCGCGACCTCGACGTCGAGCACGGCGACCTCACCCCCAGCCTCAAGCTGAAGCGCCCGGTCGTCGAGCGTGAGTTCAAGCACCTCATCGAGGAGATGTACGAGGGCTCCCGAGAGGCCTGACGCCTGGCGGCGAGCCGGACGGGGCGGGGCGGCGGGCCGCCCCGCGAGCCCCGCCG
The Streptomyces sp. NBC_00091 genome window above contains:
- a CDS encoding long-chain fatty acid--CoA ligase — encoded protein: MSDTQTLIENRPPTVAALFLDRVAATPNAEAYRFPVPAAGPQGGPDDWKSLSWGQAADRVFAIAAGLIGLGLRPEERVALASNTRVEWILSDLGVMCAGGAVTTVYPSTNAEESAFILADSESRVLIAEDAAQLAKARERRADLPDLAHVVVLEAADALPAEGDPEGWVLSLAELEERGKEYLAKHPAAVKERIAAITPDQLATLIYTSGTTGRPKGVRLPHDNWSYMAKATVATGMIHSDDVQYLWLPLAHVFGKVLTSGQIEVGHVTAVDGRIDKIIENLPIVQPTYMAAVPRIFEKVYNGVAAKARAGGGAKYKIFQWSVGVAREYAKVTQDNYRRTGRATAPFGLATKHKIADALVYSKLREAFGGRLRAAVSGASALAPEIGYFFSGAGIHILEGYGLTESSAASFVNPGEAYRTGTVGKPLPGTEVRIADDGEVLLRGPGIMQGYHGQPEKTAEVLESDGWLHTGDIGELSPDGYLRITDRKKDLIKTSGGKYVAPAEIEGQFKAICPYVSTIVVHGADRNFCSALIALDEPAILGWAAENGLEGKTYGQVLAAPETSRLIETYVQTLNEGLQRWQTVKKFRILPRDLDVEHGDLTPSLKLKRPVVEREFKHLIEEMYEGSREA